A DNA window from Plodia interpunctella isolate USDA-ARS_2022_Savannah chromosome 12, ilPloInte3.2, whole genome shotgun sequence contains the following coding sequences:
- the LOC128674126 gene encoding nuclear factor related to kappa-B-binding protein isoform X2 — translation MEEKMDSEQSVSASSSSTSESSSGSSEGEEEVLETVRILGQSVEIPQELCEDYTIFREFFSMKTWDALEDNHKEQLMKYLPKFSENEKEEKEKTVKMLFDHEPFHFTSPLDNFYNNLKQGNYRPDIAKMRKFLKKASIKQQRHKLKSYYAKLLPEVLISRERLLAVAKAAPPGPTPRLPLMPPKPSSKNNYKSVHVRAQQRYFEELAAIRSEVGGDESDDENYPNGPPELTPKKRKQIVAGQSNDGNVSGTLGSDSSQATSLECLKNILSAHRLRRIHRENHPELNTTGITLEDIKTRVALVNGAKKLMFGGQKAETPLQKLRRGPKKDKVKSDTKAPKKVKEEVLLEGPENRPLLPNIKIKCEQEESDSESSSFVDPVASPKHSKNLLDSHDIKQEVDVKYPNATNINYNEPKLESVVKQEPPDPVLAMQNASRMLQPVPIKLEDLDGIDMMALPVEIADDSGEVLPEHSESIGEQLIDTDESLTETTHANFLSLVRALFPARAAHRASKQQLHARCAAVMRSPIAPLNTWYNLSDDWCAELDSALDFLAGERGPHPDDFVPYLQFMSETQMYQWIGAGRDCDAILSRLCERWLRAADPPPAPAAPAALAAPAAPAAPAASSAPAAPLEPPPPRHPTSWVVRSPTAAELAEFRAQERKRFAAAAKPFTYVQHGYRSVVGPMVRSLWGAGGAGGAGGAGGVGGAGGGALSPARPRAATLPALLRDAVARLPNGEGTRHDILTLLKMSQWITPCSDQALLSAVSSTLDRLHSAKRDPVVKYDQRTAIWTYLYRHRSEEDWNKLSGTRGRAKTAVPASPAAVSTVTSLCVPQPQMELEIGSVEEVVENASDSDVDVDDTTAVTSVPHLSSAQLLMQAQASQGKITPSNTPPTKPKGKLVAIPPQKTKTPAKQTPKPNLMTQSVKQANLLNQAKQALQTVKAAQKQTAQAKTPQVKPPPSPKPSTVTQSPKQATPKLSITVTKTNVQKPATKPVPPKQTVAKPSQSPKTTVTQVVKTAVQVVKAQVRPVAPTSQSQVTAVSKSLPVITAPHKSPLIKQRPLQKVETAPPQTIATSVPSRPVVTPTVVPTVTVAAPQTLNKVVQGTRSLLLRPPAIQTTVTAASAPNTQVQELAGVAGRAAGAGKSLLSPAALLQHGTTVVNKKRTSIANTSVTSIAQQSASNATAVVSSVPTAVTSSVATRTVQLAGGRTVQLAANQTVHLPGGQTVQLSSGHTLQLSSLQLPTHSVRLPSGQTVQLASPQVVRPISTANVKTTPRTLQSSPTIKSQIPVSTVQLARQTVQIGGQTVQLAGQSVQLTGHTVKLPSGQSVQVASQSVLPSQSVQLPSGQTVQLSSGNVQTVQLGSNVQLANQSVQIPSAQLGSQTVQIGGQTVQLAGGQTVQLPSGQTLQLSGQTVQLSSGQTIQLASGQTVQLANQTAKSVSQVVRTQTTGDKPTQPIVAKLLTNAQGQMISLEGVVGGSRPPALQQLQQLQLQARNNRGVRLLAGARPLLLTAAKPLHDIILQQGDGTAIRVTSTGGANPTQTIVLSNIGGQAVTTPTTSTPVLKLQQVNPIQQVKLAQGIKIQQPLDGQQLKLVGGRHVLARILRPALPPQ, via the exons ATGGAAGAAAAAATGGATAGTGAACAAAGTGTGAGTGCGTCGAGTAGTAGCACTTCCGAGTCTTCGAGCGGGAGTTCGGAGGGCGAGGAAGAAGTCTTAGAAACAGTTCGCATCTTAGGTCAATCCGTCGAGATTCCTCAAGAGCTCTGTGAAGATTATACAATCTTCAGAGAATTTTTCTCCATGAAGACTTGGGATGCATTGGAAGACAATCACAAAGAGCAGTTGatgaaatatttacctaaattctctgaaaatgaaaaagaagaaaaagagaaaactgtcaaaatgttatttgatCATGAACCCTTTCATTTCACATCACCTCtagataatttttacaataatcttAAGCAAGGTAACTATAGACCAGACATAGCAAAGATGAggaaatttcttaaaaaggCCAGTATCAAACAGCAAAGGCATAag CTAAAATCATATTATGCCAAACTTTTACCAGAGGTGTTGATATCTAGAGAAAGATTGTTAGCCGTGGCCAAGGCAGCCCCGCCCGGGCCCACACCCCGATTACCTTTAATGCCTCCGAAGCCATCATCAAAGAATAATTACAAGTCTGTTCATGTAAGAGCCCAGCAGAGGTACTTTGAAGAGTTGGCTGCAATCCGTTCAGAAGTGGGTGGCGATGAGTCTGATGATGAAAATTATCCCAATGGTCCTCCAGAGCTAACACctaaaaagagaaaacaaaTTGTTGCTGGACAG AGCAATGATGGCAATGTATCAGGGACTCTAGGCTCTGACTCTTCTCAAGCAACGTCTTTAGAATGCCTTAAGAATATCTTATCAGCACATAGATTGAGAAGAATACACAGAGAG AACCATCCAGAACTAAACACTACAGGGATAACATTAGAAGATATAAAAACCAGGGTGGCATTAGTAAATGGTGCTAAAAAGCTTATGTTTGGAGGCCAAAAAGCAGAGACACCTTTGCAAAAACTACGAAGAGGTCCCAAAAAAGACAAAGTTAAATCAGATACTAAGGCACCTAAAAAAGTCAAGGAGGAAGTGTTATTAGAGGGCCCAGAAAACAGGCCCTTACTGCCAAACATCAAGATAAAGTGTGAACAAGAAGAATCGGATTCTGAAAGTTCATCATTTGTAGATCCGGTTGCTAGTCCGAAACATTCTAAAAACTTATTGGATAGCCATGATATTAAGCAAGAAGTTGATGTTAAATATCCTAATGCTACAAA TATAAACTATAATGAGCCTAAATTGGAAAGTGTAGTAAAACAAGAGCCCCCTGACCCTGTGCTTGCCATGCAAAATGCATCTCGAATGTTACAACCAGTGCCTATAAAGCTTGAGGATTTGGATGGGATTG aTATGATGGCCCTGCCAGTAGAAATAGCAGATGACTCAGGGGAAGTACTGCCAGAACATTCGGAGAGCATAGGGGAGCAGTTGATAGACACAGATGAGTCCCTGACAGAGACTACTCATGCCAATTTCTTGTCATTGGTCCGAGCTTTGTTCCCCGCGCGAGCTGCACACAGGGCTTCGAAGCAGCAGCTGCACGCCAGATGTGCGGCCGTCATGAGGTCTCCTATAGCTCCACTTAATACTTGGTATAACT tGTCAGATGACTGGTGTGCAGAATTGGACTCCGCTTTGGATTTTTTGGCGGGGGAGAGAGGGCCGCACCCTGACGACTTTGTGCCATATCTGCAGTTTATGTCCGAAACTCAG ATGTACCAGTGGATCGGTGCGGGGCGCGACTGCGACGCGATCCTGTCGCGCCTGTGCGAGCGCTGGCTGCGCGCCGCCGAcccgccgcccgcgcccgccgcgcccgccgcaCTCGCCGCACCCGCCGCAcccgccgcgcccgccgcaTCCTccgcgcccgccgcgcccCTCGAGCCCCCGCCCCCGAG aCATCCGACATCGTGGGTGGTGCGGTCGCCTACAGCGGCAGAACTAGCCGAGTTCAGAGCTCAAGAGAGGAAACGCTTCGCTGCGGCGGCCAAACCATTCACATACGTGCAGCATGG CTACCGGTCGGTGGTAGGTCCGATGGTGCGGTCGCTGTGGGGCGCGGGCGGTGCGGGGGGCGCGGGCGGCGCTGGCGGTGTGgggggcgcgggcggcggTGCGCTGTCGCCCGCGCGGCCGCGCGCCGCCACGCTGCCCGCGCTGCTGCGCGACGCCGTCGCCCGCTTGCCCAACGGAGAGGGCACCAGGCACGACATACTCACGCTGCTCAA GATGTCTCAATGGATAACGCCGTGTAGCGACCAAGCGCTATTATCTGCTGTGTCTTCCACATTGGACCGGCTGCATTCCGCCAAGCGTGATCCGGTCGTCAAATACGACCAACGGACTGCCATTTGGACCTATTTGTATAGGCATag GAGCGAAGAAGACTGGAATAAGCTAAGCGGGACACGCGGGCGCGCGAAAACGGCTGTCCCCGCCAGTCCCGCGGCAGTGTCCACTGTGACGTCACTGTGTGTCCCGCAACCACAG ATGGAATTAGAAATAGGCTCCGTAGAAGAAGTGGTTGAAAACGCGTCAGATAGCGACGTGGATGTCGACGATACAACCGCAGTCACCTCCGTGCCGCACCTCTCTTCAGCGCAACTGCTAATGCAGGCCCAAGCTAGCCAGGGAAAGATAACACCATCGAACACCCCACCGACAAAACCGAAAGGAAAACTAGTCGCAATACCCCCCCAAAAGACCAAAACCCCAGCTAAACAAACCCCGAAACCAAATCTCATGACGCAATCAGTAAAACAAGCGAACTTGCTAAATCAAGCGAAACAAGCCTTGCAAACGGTGAAAGCGGCGCAAAAACAAACTGCCCAAGCGAAAACTCCACAAGTCAAACCACCTCCTTCCCCTAAACCGTCTACGGTCACCCAATCCCCAAAACAGGCCACTCCGAAACTGTCAATTACAGTTACAAAAACCAACGTGCAAAAACCAGCAACAAAACCTGTTCCGCCGAAACAAACCGTCGCAAAACCGAGTCAATCGCCAAAAACGACAGTGACTCAAGTGGTGAAGACTGCCGTTCAGGTGGTGAAGGCGCAGGTGAGGCCGGTGGCGCCGACGAGTCAGAGTCAGGTGACTGCCGTGTCGAAGTCGTTGCCCGTGATCACCGCGCCGCACAAGTCGCCTCTGATCAAACAAAGACCGCTGCAGAAAGTTGAAACGGCACCACCTCAG ACTATTGCAACAAGTGTGCCAAGTCGACCAGTGGTAACGCCAACTGTGGTGCCGACTGTTACTGTTGCTGCTCCACAAACTCTAAATAAG GTGGTGCAAGGCACTCGGTCGTTGCTGCTCAGGCCGCCGGCCATTCAGACCACAGTCACCGCCGCGTCTGCCCCCAACACGCAAGTTCag GAGCTGGCGGGCGTTGCCGGGcgcgcggcgggcgcgggcAAGTCGCTGCTGTCCCCCGCCGCGCTGCTGCAGCACG GAACTACTGTTGTTAACAAGAAACGGACATCGATTGCAAATACGTCTGTCACTTCAATAGCACAGCAG AGCGCCTCAAACGCGACAGCAGTAGTAAGCAGTGTGCCAACAGCAGTGACGTCATCAGTAGCAACTCGCACGGTCCAGTTGGCCGGCGGACGAACTGTCCAACTCGCCGCCAACCAAACGGTCCACTTGCCCGGGGGACAAACGGTCCAGTTGTCCTCCGGACATACTCTACAACTATCGTCCTTACAACTACCCACTCATAGCGTCAGGTTACCGAGTGGACAAACCGTTCAATTAGCGTCCCCGCAAGTCGTCAGACCAATATCCACAGCTAACGTGAAAACCACTCCCCGAACCCTCCAATCCTCCCCTACAATAAAATCCCAAATCCCCGTATCAACCGTCCAATTGGCCAGACAAACGGTCCAAATTGGCGGCCAAACAGTGCAGTTAGCTGGACAAAGTGTTCAACTAACCGGACACACGGTGAAACTGCCCAGTGGTCAGAGCGTACAAGTCGCTAGTCAAAGTGTTTTACCTTCACAAAGTGTTCAATTACCCAGTGGTCAAACGGTGCAGTTGAGTAGTGGAAATGTGCAAACTGTTCAGTTAGGGTCGAATGTGCAATTAGCCAATCAAAGTGTTCAAATTCCTAGTGCTCAATTAGGTTCGCAAACAGTTCAAATTGGGGGACAAACAGTGCAGTTGGCTGGTGGGCAAACAGTGCAGTTGCCCAGTGGGCAAACGCTGCAGTTATCTGGGCAAACTGTTCAGTTGTCTAGTGGGCAAACGATACAGTTGGCGAGTGGGCAAACGGTGCAGTTGGCGAATCAAACTGCCAAGTCTGTGTCGCAAGTGGTGAGAACTCAGACAACGGGAGACAAGCCGACTCAGCCTATCGTTGCTAAGTTGCTGACTAATGCTCAG GGTCAAATGATATCCCTGGAGGGCGTAGTGGGCGGCAGCCGGCCGCCGGCGCTGCAGCAACTGCAGCAGCTGCAGCTGCAGGCGCGCAACAACCGCGGCGTGCGGCTGCTGGCGGGCGCGCGCCCGCTGCTGCTGACCGCCGCTAAACCGCTCCACGACATCATTCTACAG caaGGAGATGGCACAGCTATTCGCGTGACTTCCACCGGCGGCGCCAATCCCACACAGActatagttttaagtaatattg GTGGACAAGCAGTAACAACGCCCACCACATCAACGCCCGTTCTCAAATTGCAAcag gtaaatCCAATACAACAGGTTAAGCTCGCGCAAGGAATTAAAATACAACAG
- the LOC128674126 gene encoding nuclear factor related to kappa-B-binding protein isoform X1 has protein sequence MEEKMDSEQSVSASSSSTSESSSGSSEGEEEVLETVRILGQSVEIPQELCEDYTIFREFFSMKTWDALEDNHKEQLMKYLPKFSENEKEEKEKTVKMLFDHEPFHFTSPLDNFYNNLKQGNYRPDIAKMRKFLKKASIKQQRHKLKSYYAKLLPEVLISRERLLAVAKAAPPGPTPRLPLMPPKPSSKNNYKSVHVRAQQRYFEELAAIRSEVGGDESDDENYPNGPPELTPKKRKQIVAGQSNDGNVSGTLGSDSSQATSLECLKNILSAHRLRRIHRENHPELNTTGITLEDIKTRVALVNGAKKLMFGGQKAETPLQKLRRGPKKDKVKSDTKAPKKVKEEVLLEGPENRPLLPNIKIKCEQEESDSESSSFVDPVASPKHSKNLLDSHDIKQEVDVKYPNATNINYNEPKLESVVKQEPPDPVLAMQNASRMLQPVPIKLEDLDGIDMMALPVEIADDSGEVLPEHSESIGEQLIDTDESLTETTHANFLSLVRALFPARAAHRASKQQLHARCAAVMRSPIAPLNTWYNLSDDWCAELDSALDFLAGERGPHPDDFVPYLQFMSETQMYQWIGAGRDCDAILSRLCERWLRAADPPPAPAAPAALAAPAAPAAPAASSAPAAPLEPPPPRHPTSWVVRSPTAAELAEFRAQERKRFAAAAKPFTYVQHGYRSVVGPMVRSLWGAGGAGGAGGAGGVGGAGGGALSPARPRAATLPALLRDAVARLPNGEGTRHDILTLLKMSQWITPCSDQALLSAVSSTLDRLHSAKRDPVVKYDQRTAIWTYLYRHRSEEDWNKLSGTRGRAKTAVPASPAAVSTVTSLCVPQPQMELEIGSVEEVVENASDSDVDVDDTTAVTSVPHLSSAQLLMQAQASQGKITPSNTPPTKPKGKLVAIPPQKTKTPAKQTPKPNLMTQSVKQANLLNQAKQALQTVKAAQKQTAQAKTPQVKPPPSPKPSTVTQSPKQATPKLSITVTKTNVQKPATKPVPPKQTVAKPSQSPKTTVTQVVKTAVQVVKAQVRPVAPTSQSQVTAVSKSLPVITAPHKSPLIKQRPLQKVETAPPQTIATSVPSRPVVTPTVVPTVTVAAPQTLNKVVQGTRSLLLRPPAIQTTVTAASAPNTQVQELAGVAGRAAGAGKSLLSPAALLQHGTTVVNKKRTSIANTSVTSIAQQSASNATAVVSSVPTAVTSSVATRTVQLAGGRTVQLAANQTVHLPGGQTVQLSSGHTLQLSSLQLPTHSVRLPSGQTVQLASPQVVRPISTANVKTTPRTLQSSPTIKSQIPVSTVQLARQTVQIGGQTVQLAGQSVQLTGHTVKLPSGQSVQVASQSVLPSQSVQLPSGQTVQLSSGNVQTVQLGSNVQLANQSVQIPSAQLGSQTVQIGGQTVQLAGGQTVQLPSGQTLQLSGQTVQLSSGQTIQLASGQTVQLANQTAKSVSQVVRTQTTGDKPTQPIVAKLLTNAQGQMISLEGVVGGSRPPALQQLQQLQLQARNNRGVRLLAGARPLLLTAAKPLHDIILQQGDGTAIRVTSTGGANPTQTIVLSNIGGQAVTTPTTSTPVLKLQQVNPIQQVKLAQGIKIQQQPLDGQQLKLVGGRHVLARILRPALPPQ, from the exons ATGGAAGAAAAAATGGATAGTGAACAAAGTGTGAGTGCGTCGAGTAGTAGCACTTCCGAGTCTTCGAGCGGGAGTTCGGAGGGCGAGGAAGAAGTCTTAGAAACAGTTCGCATCTTAGGTCAATCCGTCGAGATTCCTCAAGAGCTCTGTGAAGATTATACAATCTTCAGAGAATTTTTCTCCATGAAGACTTGGGATGCATTGGAAGACAATCACAAAGAGCAGTTGatgaaatatttacctaaattctctgaaaatgaaaaagaagaaaaagagaaaactgtcaaaatgttatttgatCATGAACCCTTTCATTTCACATCACCTCtagataatttttacaataatcttAAGCAAGGTAACTATAGACCAGACATAGCAAAGATGAggaaatttcttaaaaaggCCAGTATCAAACAGCAAAGGCATAag CTAAAATCATATTATGCCAAACTTTTACCAGAGGTGTTGATATCTAGAGAAAGATTGTTAGCCGTGGCCAAGGCAGCCCCGCCCGGGCCCACACCCCGATTACCTTTAATGCCTCCGAAGCCATCATCAAAGAATAATTACAAGTCTGTTCATGTAAGAGCCCAGCAGAGGTACTTTGAAGAGTTGGCTGCAATCCGTTCAGAAGTGGGTGGCGATGAGTCTGATGATGAAAATTATCCCAATGGTCCTCCAGAGCTAACACctaaaaagagaaaacaaaTTGTTGCTGGACAG AGCAATGATGGCAATGTATCAGGGACTCTAGGCTCTGACTCTTCTCAAGCAACGTCTTTAGAATGCCTTAAGAATATCTTATCAGCACATAGATTGAGAAGAATACACAGAGAG AACCATCCAGAACTAAACACTACAGGGATAACATTAGAAGATATAAAAACCAGGGTGGCATTAGTAAATGGTGCTAAAAAGCTTATGTTTGGAGGCCAAAAAGCAGAGACACCTTTGCAAAAACTACGAAGAGGTCCCAAAAAAGACAAAGTTAAATCAGATACTAAGGCACCTAAAAAAGTCAAGGAGGAAGTGTTATTAGAGGGCCCAGAAAACAGGCCCTTACTGCCAAACATCAAGATAAAGTGTGAACAAGAAGAATCGGATTCTGAAAGTTCATCATTTGTAGATCCGGTTGCTAGTCCGAAACATTCTAAAAACTTATTGGATAGCCATGATATTAAGCAAGAAGTTGATGTTAAATATCCTAATGCTACAAA TATAAACTATAATGAGCCTAAATTGGAAAGTGTAGTAAAACAAGAGCCCCCTGACCCTGTGCTTGCCATGCAAAATGCATCTCGAATGTTACAACCAGTGCCTATAAAGCTTGAGGATTTGGATGGGATTG aTATGATGGCCCTGCCAGTAGAAATAGCAGATGACTCAGGGGAAGTACTGCCAGAACATTCGGAGAGCATAGGGGAGCAGTTGATAGACACAGATGAGTCCCTGACAGAGACTACTCATGCCAATTTCTTGTCATTGGTCCGAGCTTTGTTCCCCGCGCGAGCTGCACACAGGGCTTCGAAGCAGCAGCTGCACGCCAGATGTGCGGCCGTCATGAGGTCTCCTATAGCTCCACTTAATACTTGGTATAACT tGTCAGATGACTGGTGTGCAGAATTGGACTCCGCTTTGGATTTTTTGGCGGGGGAGAGAGGGCCGCACCCTGACGACTTTGTGCCATATCTGCAGTTTATGTCCGAAACTCAG ATGTACCAGTGGATCGGTGCGGGGCGCGACTGCGACGCGATCCTGTCGCGCCTGTGCGAGCGCTGGCTGCGCGCCGCCGAcccgccgcccgcgcccgccgcgcccgccgcaCTCGCCGCACCCGCCGCAcccgccgcgcccgccgcaTCCTccgcgcccgccgcgcccCTCGAGCCCCCGCCCCCGAG aCATCCGACATCGTGGGTGGTGCGGTCGCCTACAGCGGCAGAACTAGCCGAGTTCAGAGCTCAAGAGAGGAAACGCTTCGCTGCGGCGGCCAAACCATTCACATACGTGCAGCATGG CTACCGGTCGGTGGTAGGTCCGATGGTGCGGTCGCTGTGGGGCGCGGGCGGTGCGGGGGGCGCGGGCGGCGCTGGCGGTGTGgggggcgcgggcggcggTGCGCTGTCGCCCGCGCGGCCGCGCGCCGCCACGCTGCCCGCGCTGCTGCGCGACGCCGTCGCCCGCTTGCCCAACGGAGAGGGCACCAGGCACGACATACTCACGCTGCTCAA GATGTCTCAATGGATAACGCCGTGTAGCGACCAAGCGCTATTATCTGCTGTGTCTTCCACATTGGACCGGCTGCATTCCGCCAAGCGTGATCCGGTCGTCAAATACGACCAACGGACTGCCATTTGGACCTATTTGTATAGGCATag GAGCGAAGAAGACTGGAATAAGCTAAGCGGGACACGCGGGCGCGCGAAAACGGCTGTCCCCGCCAGTCCCGCGGCAGTGTCCACTGTGACGTCACTGTGTGTCCCGCAACCACAG ATGGAATTAGAAATAGGCTCCGTAGAAGAAGTGGTTGAAAACGCGTCAGATAGCGACGTGGATGTCGACGATACAACCGCAGTCACCTCCGTGCCGCACCTCTCTTCAGCGCAACTGCTAATGCAGGCCCAAGCTAGCCAGGGAAAGATAACACCATCGAACACCCCACCGACAAAACCGAAAGGAAAACTAGTCGCAATACCCCCCCAAAAGACCAAAACCCCAGCTAAACAAACCCCGAAACCAAATCTCATGACGCAATCAGTAAAACAAGCGAACTTGCTAAATCAAGCGAAACAAGCCTTGCAAACGGTGAAAGCGGCGCAAAAACAAACTGCCCAAGCGAAAACTCCACAAGTCAAACCACCTCCTTCCCCTAAACCGTCTACGGTCACCCAATCCCCAAAACAGGCCACTCCGAAACTGTCAATTACAGTTACAAAAACCAACGTGCAAAAACCAGCAACAAAACCTGTTCCGCCGAAACAAACCGTCGCAAAACCGAGTCAATCGCCAAAAACGACAGTGACTCAAGTGGTGAAGACTGCCGTTCAGGTGGTGAAGGCGCAGGTGAGGCCGGTGGCGCCGACGAGTCAGAGTCAGGTGACTGCCGTGTCGAAGTCGTTGCCCGTGATCACCGCGCCGCACAAGTCGCCTCTGATCAAACAAAGACCGCTGCAGAAAGTTGAAACGGCACCACCTCAG ACTATTGCAACAAGTGTGCCAAGTCGACCAGTGGTAACGCCAACTGTGGTGCCGACTGTTACTGTTGCTGCTCCACAAACTCTAAATAAG GTGGTGCAAGGCACTCGGTCGTTGCTGCTCAGGCCGCCGGCCATTCAGACCACAGTCACCGCCGCGTCTGCCCCCAACACGCAAGTTCag GAGCTGGCGGGCGTTGCCGGGcgcgcggcgggcgcgggcAAGTCGCTGCTGTCCCCCGCCGCGCTGCTGCAGCACG GAACTACTGTTGTTAACAAGAAACGGACATCGATTGCAAATACGTCTGTCACTTCAATAGCACAGCAG AGCGCCTCAAACGCGACAGCAGTAGTAAGCAGTGTGCCAACAGCAGTGACGTCATCAGTAGCAACTCGCACGGTCCAGTTGGCCGGCGGACGAACTGTCCAACTCGCCGCCAACCAAACGGTCCACTTGCCCGGGGGACAAACGGTCCAGTTGTCCTCCGGACATACTCTACAACTATCGTCCTTACAACTACCCACTCATAGCGTCAGGTTACCGAGTGGACAAACCGTTCAATTAGCGTCCCCGCAAGTCGTCAGACCAATATCCACAGCTAACGTGAAAACCACTCCCCGAACCCTCCAATCCTCCCCTACAATAAAATCCCAAATCCCCGTATCAACCGTCCAATTGGCCAGACAAACGGTCCAAATTGGCGGCCAAACAGTGCAGTTAGCTGGACAAAGTGTTCAACTAACCGGACACACGGTGAAACTGCCCAGTGGTCAGAGCGTACAAGTCGCTAGTCAAAGTGTTTTACCTTCACAAAGTGTTCAATTACCCAGTGGTCAAACGGTGCAGTTGAGTAGTGGAAATGTGCAAACTGTTCAGTTAGGGTCGAATGTGCAATTAGCCAATCAAAGTGTTCAAATTCCTAGTGCTCAATTAGGTTCGCAAACAGTTCAAATTGGGGGACAAACAGTGCAGTTGGCTGGTGGGCAAACAGTGCAGTTGCCCAGTGGGCAAACGCTGCAGTTATCTGGGCAAACTGTTCAGTTGTCTAGTGGGCAAACGATACAGTTGGCGAGTGGGCAAACGGTGCAGTTGGCGAATCAAACTGCCAAGTCTGTGTCGCAAGTGGTGAGAACTCAGACAACGGGAGACAAGCCGACTCAGCCTATCGTTGCTAAGTTGCTGACTAATGCTCAG GGTCAAATGATATCCCTGGAGGGCGTAGTGGGCGGCAGCCGGCCGCCGGCGCTGCAGCAACTGCAGCAGCTGCAGCTGCAGGCGCGCAACAACCGCGGCGTGCGGCTGCTGGCGGGCGCGCGCCCGCTGCTGCTGACCGCCGCTAAACCGCTCCACGACATCATTCTACAG caaGGAGATGGCACAGCTATTCGCGTGACTTCCACCGGCGGCGCCAATCCCACACAGActatagttttaagtaatattg GTGGACAAGCAGTAACAACGCCCACCACATCAACGCCCGTTCTCAAATTGCAAcag gtaaatCCAATACAACAGGTTAAGCTCGCGCAAGGAATTAAAATACAACAG